Proteins encoded within one genomic window of Streptomyces sp. NBC_01314:
- a CDS encoding SAM-dependent methyltransferase — MTPTLVRQQLPRAGAVPRVDRCARARDWAEIQERMLVPLYEAVHRRLDVGTGTRLLGLGCGSGLALLMAASRGAAVTGVDPASPERTALARERLQPQAWGPRARAGTRVVDGAPEDTVRAPGEPTYNLVTAFEPIGCLAGDSEGLGELLVSATPFAERGTPVVLAGWGPPERCTTSAVLRVATKLADPLRGAGSWRPALRDDLEEVAQRAGLKPDGSGRVACPFGYANVDNAVRGLLSTGVFDAAIRATDRAQVDKELTEALHPHRRRDGTVWMPNVFRYLIARTP, encoded by the coding sequence ATGACACCTACGCTCGTGCGGCAGCAACTGCCTCGCGCGGGGGCCGTACCCCGCGTGGACCGGTGTGCACGCGCGCGTGACTGGGCCGAGATCCAGGAACGGATGCTGGTACCGCTGTACGAGGCCGTCCACAGGCGGCTCGACGTCGGCACCGGCACCCGGCTCCTGGGCCTCGGCTGCGGGTCGGGGCTCGCGCTGCTGATGGCGGCGTCGCGGGGCGCCGCGGTCACCGGCGTCGACCCGGCCTCGCCCGAGAGAACCGCACTCGCGCGGGAGCGGCTCCAGCCGCAGGCATGGGGCCCGCGCGCGCGGGCCGGCACACGGGTCGTCGACGGCGCCCCCGAGGACACGGTCCGCGCCCCCGGTGAGCCGACGTACAACCTGGTGACCGCCTTCGAGCCGATCGGCTGTCTGGCCGGGGACTCCGAGGGCCTCGGTGAACTGCTCGTCTCGGCGACCCCGTTCGCGGAACGCGGCACCCCCGTGGTCCTCGCCGGCTGGGGCCCACCGGAACGCTGCACCACGTCCGCGGTGCTCCGCGTGGCCACGAAGCTCGCCGATCCGCTGCGCGGCGCGGGCAGTTGGCGCCCGGCGCTCAGGGACGACCTGGAGGAGGTCGCCCAGCGGGCCGGCCTGAAGCCGGACGGCTCCGGACGCGTGGCCTGCCCCTTCGGGTACGCCAACGTGGACAACGCGGTCCGGGGGCTGTTGTCGACCGGGGTGTTCGACGCGGCGATCAGGGCCACCGACCGGGCCCAGGTGGACAAGGAGCTGACCGAGGCCCTGCACCCGCACCGCCGCCGGGACGGCACGGTGTGGATGCCGAACGTGTTCCGCTACCTGATCGCGCGGACGCCCTGA